In Hypomesus transpacificus isolate Combined female chromosome 4, fHypTra1, whole genome shotgun sequence, the following are encoded in one genomic region:
- the dus3l gene encoding tRNA-dihydrouridine(47) synthase [NAD(P)(+)]-like: protein METSPDKPTENQGLNGTEKGKAAIKSQFLTTKEKFHHFLDNEGKGLSGEKVGDDSVGGEQSEETEEPSEKKMKLDEDETEKSGKPDGKRLRGQNKSRPHMKPTSYDERRLCPSIIQEREIKCVYGDKCKFFHDIAAYMAAKPADVSDRCYLYDTLGKCQYGLSCRFAKAHTGPDLKNLVNEERVKALEGRTLVKNTLDKDLQWQLRKRKVSFKMSEEYLKTIFKAGNRGGDSGKKGAVEKKQGNGSCCAAEDSTPAVEEPDCPATQQPAEESAVKPAAVKTVGPLTDADMIKLRPSEKKQVDFKDKLYLAPLTTCGNLPFRRVCKRFGADITCGEMAMCTNLLQGQSSEWALLKRHESEDLFGVQLEGCFPDTMTRCAELLNNNIDVDFVDINSGCPIDLVYKKGGGCGLMTRTNKFEQIIRGMNYVLDVPLTVKIRTGVQEKSSIAHKLIPEMKTWGVSMITLHGRSREQRYTKMADWDYINTCSKIASPIPLFGNGDILSYEDAMKARETGVSGIMLARGALIKPWIFTEIKERRDWDISSAERLDVLRDFSNYGLEHWGSDTQGLEKTRNFLLEWLSFMCRYIPVGLLERVPQKINERPPFYLGRDYLESLMASQHVGDWVKISEMLLGPVPKNFNFLPKHKANAYK, encoded by the exons ATGGAGACAAGTCCAGATAAACCCACGGAAAACCAAGGATTAAACGGAACTGAAAAGGGCAAGGCTGCAATCAAATCTCA ATTCTTAACAACCAAAGAGAAATTCCACCATTTTCTAGACAATGAAGGGAAAGGTCTCTCAGGCGAAAAGGTTGGCGATGACAGCGTGGGTGGAGAGCAATCAGAGGAGACGGAAGAACCGTCGGAGAAGAAAATGAAACTGGACGAAGACGAGACGGAGAAGTCAGGGAAGCCTGACGGCAAGCGACTGAGAGGACAGAACAAATCCCGGCCACACATGAAACCAACGAGCTACGACGAGAGAAGACTGTGTCCCTCCATCATTCAG GAGCGTGAGATAAAATGTGTGTACGGCGACAAATGCAAATTCTTTCACGACATCGCAGCGTACATGGCCGCCAAACCGGCCGACGTTAGCGACCGTTGCTACCTCTACGACACGTTGGGGAAATGCCAGTACGGTCTCAGCTGCCGCTTTGCCAAGGCCCACACGGGGCCCGACCTCAAGAACCTAGTGAATGAGGAGCGGGTGAAAGCCCTGGAGGGAAGGACGCTAGTTAAAAACACCCTGGATAAGGACCTGCAGTGGCAACTGCGAAAGAGGAAGGTGTCCTTCAAGATGTCCGAGGAGTACCTGAAAACAATCTTCAAGGCCGGTAACCGAGGAGGAGACAGCGGGAAGAAAGGTGCTGTTGAGAAGAAGCAAGGAAACG GCAGCTGCTGTGCAGCGGAGGACTCGACTCCTGCAGTAGAGGAACCAGACTGTCCCGCCACTCAACAGCCTGCAGAG GAGAGTGCGGTAAAGCCAGCTGCAGTAAAGACTGTGGGGCCTCTGACCGATGCTGACATGATCAAATTACGACCTTCTGAAAAAAAGCAG GTGGATTTTAAGGACAAACTGTACCTCGCCCCCTTAACAACG TGTGGAAACCTGCCTTTCCGGCGCGTATGCAAGCGTTTCGGTGCTGACATCACATGTGGGGAGATGGCCATGTGTACCAACCTGCTTCAGGGTCAGTCTTCAGAATGGGCCTTGCTGAAGAGGCATGAAAGTGAGGACCTCTTCGGAGTGCAG CTGGAGGGGTGCTTCCCAGACACCATGACCAGATGTGCAGAGCTGCTCAACAACAACATTGACGTGGACTTTGTGGATATCAACTCCGGCTGTCCCATCGACCTTGTGTACAAAAAG GGTGGAGGCTGTGGGCTGATGACACGCACCAACAAGTTTGAGCAAATCATTCGAGGGATGAACTAT GTTCTGGACGTCCCTCTGACGGTGAAGATCCGCACGGGGGTCCAGGAGAAGTCCAGCATCGCTCACAAGCTTATTCCTGAGATGAAGACCTGGGGCGTGTCCATGATTACG CTACACGGCAGATCCAGAGAGCAGCGCTATACCAAGATGGCTGACTGGGACTACATCAATACCTGCTCCAAGATCGCCAGCCCCATCCCTCTGTTTG GAAATGGAGACATTTTGTCTTATGAGGACGCCATGAAggccagagagactggagtgtCTGGTATTATGTTGGCGAG GGGCGCTCTCATCAAACCCTGGATCTTCACGGAGATCAAGGAGCGTCGCGACTGGGACATCTCTTCGGCCGAGCGTCTGGACGTGCTGAGGGACTTCAGCAACTACGGACTGGAGCACTGGGGCTCCGACACACAGGGCCTGGAGAAGACCAGGAACTTCCTGCTGGAGTGGCTGTCCTTCATGTGCAG ATACATACCAGTGGGGTTGCTGGAACGAGTGCCTCAGAAGATCAATGAGAGGCCCCCGTTCTACTTGGGAAGGGATTACCTGGAGTCTCTGATGGCCAGCCAGCACGTTGGGGACTGGGTCAAGATCAG TGAAATGCTACTTGGACCGGTACCGAAGAATTTCAACTTCTTACCCAAACACAAGGCCAATGCTTACAAATAA
- the LOC124467339 gene encoding zona pellucida sperm-binding protein 4: protein MAFRTTLLLALAIELHRVFCATEEWLSFPRNGDSRSQSEDSSVNFRNYDSDVDDDYIRDQAAVHLPKFLNVGNPYVNHWTQVTLVDVKSDQKWAPVMKSLPNKPAFVTLPVLCSEDEFKVTLPFGPLSQVKVLNDYSNTVLPVVDAPESCGYILNQGLNQTTLFVSFSGCHVSVQDGRHVLRLMYVNRDKNVDVATVSCEVRPDSPQLPDKNYRSRVPVIESAGCNIPRDLQLPCGFRDCPASVCQMMGCCVNMATSACYYPMDECTADRQFVFAIVNDAASISLDLKTLVVPGHPNCVPAVVTEQAAVYKFSVNDCGTRSFKVGETEVFLAEVQTKLRVYNLNFGTISRDNPLRFIVECRYPKSGFVLASVGFMVRTPSLNLPSAQLTAEGRFGVELRIAEDETYSSYFPHDHQPLALLLGKPVYLELRIKAPEPRAVILVNYCLAYPRSAGRAMVLIHEGCANPYDPTINILQSVSLSQNRHTRRFVIHAFQFMDMKTRRYIDEEIYFMCSTELCMLDEGVCEESCFDGLSAP, encoded by the exons ATGGCTTTCCGGACCACCTTGCTCCTAGCGCTAGCAATTGAACTGCATAGGGTTTTTTGCGCCACTGAAGAATGGTTATCCTTTCCAAGAAACGGCGACTCGAGATCGCAATCGGAGGATTCTTCGGTCAACTTTAGAAACTATGATTCTGACGTTGATGATGACTACATCAGAGACCAAGCCGCGGTGCATTTGCCAAAGTTCTTAAATGTAGGGAATCCTTACGTAAACCATTGGACCCAGGTGACTTTAGTGGACGTGAAAAGCGACCAGAAGTGGGCACCAGTTATGAAGTCTCTACCCAACAAGCCTGCATTTGTCACATTACCAGTTTTGTGCAGTGAAGATGAATTTAAAGTTACCCTACCATTTGGTCCATTGAGTCAAGTGAAGGTCTTAAATGACT ATTCAAATACTGTACTCCCAGTGGTTGATGCTCCTGAGTCTTGTGGCTACATTTTAAACCAAGGGCTCAATCAAACCACATTGTTTGTTAGCTTTTCGGGGTGCCACGTCAGCGTTCAG GACGGTCGTCACGTTTTGAGGCTGATGTATGTAAACCGGGACAAGAATGTGGACGTTGCAACCGTGTCTTGTGAGGTCAGACCAGATTCTCCTCAACTGCCAGACAAGAATTATCGTTCTCGTGTCCCCGTTATTGAATCAGCAG gatGCAATATACCTCGTGACCTGCAGCTGCCATGTGGCTTCAGAGACTGTCCTGCGTCTGTGTGTCAGATGATGGGATGCTGTGTGAACATGGCTACATCAGCATGCTACTACCCTATGGATG AGTGCACTGCGGACAGACAGTTTGTCTTTGCCATCGTGAATGATGCTGCTTCCATCTCTCTGGACTTAAAAACCCTTGTTGTTCCTGGGCATCCCAACTGTGTCCCTGCTGTGGTCACTGAGCAGGCTGCAGTCTACAAGTTCTCAGTCAATGACTGTGGCACTCGGTCGTTT AAAGTAGGTGAGACTGAAGTTTTCTTGGCTGAGGTGCAGACTAAACTTAGAGTCTACAACTTGAACTTTGGCACAATTTCCAGGGATAATCCATTAAG GTTCATAGTGGAGTGTCGCTACCCCAAATCAGGTTTTGTTTTAGCGAGTGTGGGATTCATGGTGAGGACTCCAAGTTTAAATTTACCCAGCGCACAGCTGACTGCTGAAGGACGCTTTGGGGTGGAGCTGAGGATTGCAGAAG acgaGACGTACTCATCTTACTTCCCACACGACCACCAGCCACTGGCCCTCCTCCTGGGTAAACCTGTGTACCTGGAGCTTCGCATCAAGGCTCCTGAACCCAGAGCCGTGATCCTGGTCAACTACTGCCTGGCTTACCCCCGATCTGCCGGTAGAGCCATGGTGCTCATTCATGAAGG GTGTGCCAATCCTTACGATCCCACCATCAACATCCTTCAATCGGTCAGTCTGTCTCAGAATCGCCACACAAGGCGTTTCGTGATCCATGCCTTCCAGTTCATGGACATGAAGACCAGGAGATACATAGACGAGGAG ATTTACTTCATGTGCTCCACTGAGCTGTGTATGCTAGATGAGGGTGTTTGTGAGGAGAGCTGTTTCGATGGCCTG TCTGCTCCATGA
- the LOC124467465 gene encoding frizzled-1-like produces MLFNISFVFILGLLGAVNSQYGERGMSIPEHGFCQPISIPLCTDIAYNETIMPNLLGHTNQEDAGLEVHQFYPLVKVQCSPDLKFFLCSMYAPVCTVLEQALPPCRSLCERARQGCEALMNKFGFQWPDSLACESFPVHGAGELCVGQNMSDSAPMKPTLDVTEAPHGHRTVKDEFKCPISLRVPPYLNYHFMGDDDCGAPCEPSKPYGLMYFNEEELKFARIWIGIWSVLCCASTLFTVLTYLVDMKRFSYPERPIIFLSGCYTMVSMAYIAGFLLEDKVVCNDRFDSDLRTVVQGTKKEGCTILFMILYFFSMASSVWWVILALTWFLSAGMKWGHEAIEANSQYFHLAAWAVPAVKTITILAVGQVDGDVLSGVCFVGINSVGALRGFVLAPLFIYLFLGTSFLLAGFVSLFRIRTIMKHDGTKTEKLEKLMVRIGIFSVLYTVPATIVIACYFYEQAFREQWEKSWVSRTCKNYAVPCPAHHHPQTSPDFTVFMIKYLMTLIVGITSGFWIWSSKTLNSWRRFYTRLASTKHGDTTV; encoded by the coding sequence ATGCTTTTTAATATATCGTTTGTTTTTATTCTTGGACTTTTGGGAGCGGTGAACAGTCAGTATGGCGAGCGGGGAATGTCCATCCCCGAGCACGGCTTCTGCCAACCAATTTCAATCCCACTCTGTACGGATATTGCTTACAACGAGACGATTATGCCGAATTTACTTGGACATACTAACCAGGAGGACGCGGGGCTGGAAGTGCACCAGTTTTACCCGCTAGTAAAAGTGCAGTGCTCCCCTGATCTCAAGTTTTTCCTGTGCTCCATGTATGCCCCTGTGTGTACGGTGCTCGAACAAGCCCTGCCTCCGTGTAGGTcgctgtgtgagagagcgaggcaAGGTTGCGAGGCACTGATGAACAAATTTGGGTTCCAGTGGCCGGACAGTCTTGCTTGTGAATCTTTCCCCGTTCACGGAGCTGGCGAGCTGTGTGTGGGACAGAACATGTCTGACAGTGCGCCAATGAAACCCACCCTGGATGTAACAGAAGCGCCTCACGGCCATAGGACCGTAAAGGACGAATTTAAATGCCCAATTTCCTTGCGGGTGCCCCCGTATTTAAACTATCATTTCATGGGGGATGATGATTGTGGAGCGCCTTGTGAACCGTCGAAACCGTATGGACTGATGTACTTCAACGAGGAAGAGTTGAAATTCGCCAGGATTTGGATCGGCATatggtcagtgttgtgttgcgCATCCACCTTGTTCACAGTTTTGACATACTTGGTGGACATGAAGAGATTCAGTTATCCTGAGAGACCCATTATCTTCCTCTCTGGCTGCTACACTATGGTTTCCATGGCATACATAGCTGGTTTCTTGCTCGAGGATAAGGTGGTTTGCAACGACAGATTTGACAGTGACCTAAGGACAGTTGTCCAAGGTACTAAAAAGGAAGGATGCACCATTTTGTTTATGATATTATACTTTTTCAGCATGGCGAGCTCTGTCTGGTGGGTCATTCTGGCACTGACCTGGTTCTTGTCTGCTGGTATGAAATGGGGGCATGAGGCTATCGAGGCAAACTCACAGTATTTCCACCTGGCAGCGTGGGCGGTGCCTGCTGTCAAAACCATCACCATCCTAGCGGTGGGCCAGGTGGACGGGGATGTGTTGAGTGGCGTGTGCTTTGTGGGCATCAACAGTGTGGGGGCTCTGAGAGGATTTGTCCTGGCGCCTCTTTTCATCTACCTTTTCCTTGGCACCTCTTTCCTCCTGGCcggctttgtctctctcttccggATCCGAACTATCATGAAGCACGACGGAACCAAAACCGAAAAGCTCGAGAAGCTTATGGTCCGCATCGGAATTTTCAGCGTTCTCTACACCGTTCCAGCCACTATCGTCATCGCTTGTTATTTTTACGAGCAGGCATTTAGGGAACAGTGGGAGAAGAGTTGGGTTAGTCGGACTTGTAAGAACTACGCTGTCCCTTGCCCAGCTCACCACCATCCTCAGACGTCCCCAGACTTCACCGTGTTCATGATCAAGTACTTGATGACTCTGATCGTGGGCATCACTTCTGGGTTCTGGATCTGGTCGAGCAAAACCCTTAACTCCTGGAGGAGATTCTACACAAGACTCGCGAGCACTAAACATGGTGACACAACAGTGTGA
- the LOC124467154 gene encoding transcription termination factor 1, mitochondrial, whose product MGVDVKMVRERQPGVLRKVVTNEQGLAKFLKSKGSSDEVIAGIISRFPRAITRSGDHLEQRWELWRSVFQSDVEIISILDRSPESFFRSSDNDNLGKNIQFLSSLGLTSKHLHRLLTSAPRTFSNSVALNMQMVEFLGDVCEELGGDDPRKFAKTVICRNLYVLIRSTRRVHANVEMLKSLLELSDSELLDFLQGSGAQILDLSNEYLRNNFINLQQKLLSRGCREDQFKRMIVSQPSMLYIAPENLISKIDCLLKVGISLKQILEKPRVLEFSKQNITERLEELHEIEYDFEKSGIGVLDCSRKRFDAKLQRLASAHK is encoded by the coding sequence ATGGGTGTGGACGTTAAGATGGTTCGCGAGCGCCAGCCTGGTGTGCTACGCAAAGTCGTCACCAACGAACAGGGCCTGGCGAAATTCCTCAAGAGCAAAGGCTCCAGTGACGAAGTCATCGCCGGCATCATCTCCCGCTTCCCTCGCGCCATCACACGCTCCGGCGACCACCTCGAGCAGCGCTGGGAACTGTGGAGAAGTGTCTTCCAGAGTGACGTCGAAATCATCAGCATCCTCGACCGCTCCCCGGAATCCTTCTTCCGCTCGAGCGACAACGACAACCTGGGGAAGAACATCCAGTTCCTAAGCTCGCTTGGCCTCACCTCCAAGCACCTGCATCGCCTGCTCACCTCGGCGCCGCGGACGTTCTCCAACAGCGTGGCGCTCAACATGCAGATGGTCGAGTTTCTTGGCGACGTGTGCGAAGAGCTGGGCGGGGACGACCCGAGGAAGTTCGCCAAAACTGTGATTTGCCGCAACCTGTACGTTCTAATCCGCAGCACTAGGAGAGTCCATGCAAACGTCGAGATGTTGAAATCCTTGCTTGAGCTGAGTGATTCAGAACTGCTCGATTTCCTGCAAGGATCCGGGGCTCAAATCCTCGACCTGTCCAACGAGTATCTGAGAAACAACTTCATAAACCTTCAGCAGAAGCTGTTGTCTCGTGGCTGTCGCGAGGACCAGTTTAAAAGAATGATTGTTAGTCAACCATCTATGTTGTACATTGCCCCTGAGAATTTGATATCCAAAATAGACTGTCTTTTAAAAGTAGGAATCAGTTTAAAGCAGATATTGGAGAAACCCAGAGTTCTGGAGTTCAGTAAACAGAACATTACGGAGCGACTGGAGGAGTTGCACGAGATTGAATACGACTTTGAAAAGAGCGGCATTGGTGTCTTGGACTGCAGCAGAAAACGTTTTGATGCAAAGTTACAGAGACTTGCTTCGGCACATAAATAA